The stretch of DNA GTACGGGGGCGGCTCCGCCTGCGCAGCCGGCCCGCCAGGCAGCGGACGGCAGGGGCTCCCGCCCGAGGTGGTACCGGAGCCCGTCACTAGGCTCCAGCACCATGACCAGTGATCTCGGATTCACCTGCACGTGCTCCGGGCCCACCACCCTGAGCTGCCGATGAACTACACGGCCGAGGCCCCGGCCGTGTGGGATCCGGCGTTCGCCGGCGCCGACGACTGCATGCTCACGTCGGACCAGTGCGTGATCCAGGGACAGCACTACTTCGTCAAGGGCCTGATCGAGATACCGGTCATCGACACCGACGACGTGTTCTCCTGGGGCGTCTGGGTCTCGCTCAGCCGCGAGAACTTCTCCCGGGCCGCAGACCTGTGGGACAGGCCCTGCCGCGAGGCTGAGAATCCGTACTTCGGCTGGCTCACCACCGACCTGCCGGTCTACTCGCCCACGACCCTCAACCTCAAGACCAACGTCCACACCCGACCGGTCGGTGAGCGCCCCTCCGTCGAGCTCGAGCCCACCGAACATCCCCTCGCCGTCGAACAGCGCAC from Streptomyces sp. 6-11-2 encodes:
- a CDS encoding DUF2199 domain-containing protein, which translates into the protein MNYTAEAPAVWDPAFAGADDCMLTSDQCVIQGQHYFVKGLIEIPVIDTDDVFSWGVWVSLSRENFSRAADLWDRPCREAENPYFGWLTTDLPVYSPTTLNLKTNVHTRPVGERPSVELEPTEHPLAVEQRTGISMDRLREIAAAVLHSSSGEQR